The Fortiea contorta PCC 7126 genome has a segment encoding these proteins:
- a CDS encoding Precorrin-3B methylase, protein MARSYWDAHNNAACRGERERALALYNTLTKEQKDQIPQQLRIWLRYRSEKYFGAHRTPPKSKRKSK, encoded by the coding sequence GTGGCACGGAGCTACTGGGATGCTCATAATAATGCTGCCTGTCGGGGAGAGCGAGAACGCGCCTTAGCCCTTTACAATACGCTAACGAAGGAACAGAAAGATCAGATTCCCCAGCAACTGCGGATATGGCTGCGCTACCGCAGTGAAAAATACTTTGGGGCACACCGCACGCCACCAAAATCGAAACGAAAGTCGAAATAG